The Cloacibacillus sp. genomic interval CTGTTGAATATCTCTTCACGCTGGAACTTTATCATGTGCCCTATCGATTCGCCGAGTTCTTTCAATCCTCCGGCAAGCTCGCCAGGCGTACAGGTGCATTCTGAAATATCTATTATCATAAGCATCTCAAAGTAACCTTTTACGATAGTCTGAGAAATTTCCAATACATTCGCGTTTTTTTCGGCGAGATATGTGCAGACCTTTGCTATTATGCCAACCTGATCTTTTCCAAGTACAGTAACAATTGCCTTCATCTGTATTAAACCTCCTGTCGGCGCGGACGCCTTAATCAAGATACAATAATACAGTAGGAAAGCCCTTTCGTGTACCCTTTATATCAAAAAAAGGCTTTAATATTTCAGCTAATTCATGAAAACGTTTGGTACGTATCCATATTTCATTGTCTTTTTCTTCGGAAATCCAGTATTCAAAGTCTCTGTTCTGTAAAGTTTCGACAAACGAAGGGCCGTATATTTTCGGCATCGTCACCTTCAGCATCGGCGTGTAGGGCGGCAGCTCCCACTCGCGCCGTTCTTTGAGTTCGCGCCGCCAAAAAAGCCCCCAGCCGCGCGAAAGCGCCTCCTGCCAGCCCTTCCCGGGACGCCTGCTCTGGATGACGAGGCGGCGCTCAAGGGCGTCCGTTCCGCGCCACATAGACTCCCACAGCAGCGCGAAGGCCTTCGCTTTCGCGTCGTATTCCGGCTGGCGCGCCTCGGCGTCCGCGTCTATCCAGCCGACGACGGCGGGCGAAAGCCCGTCGCAGAGAGAAAGCAGCCTTCTGGTGCCTACGATGAGCGCGCCTGTGGGATAGTCCTCTTTTAATTTTTGCGCGTCTGGGATCTCGCCGTCATTTTTTTGAAGGAGGAGTACGTTTTTGAATTTATATTTGAGCGCGCCCTCCGCCCTCTCGTGCAGCGCCTCAAGGCCGGGGCGCACGCCCTGAAGCAGACGGCCGCCGCAGTTTGGACATTTTTCTGGCAGCGTCACGCGCTCGCCGCACGAAAGACAGCGCAAGACGCCGCGCTCCCACCTCATGGAGGAGCCGCATCGCACGCATCGCACGGAGCCGCCACATTCGTCGCAGACGATCTCGCCCGCGTATCCTTTGCGGTCGAGCAGCCACAGCGCCCAGCGCCCGGCGCGGCGCGCCGCGGCAGTTTCGCGCACCAACGGCTCGCTTATCGGCAGCGTGTCGCGCAGCGCGTCAAACTCGGAGGCGGCGGCCTCTTTTAAGCTTACGAAGACGAGCCTGCTTTCGTTTTTTGACTGAGGACATTCCGGCTCTGCCCGCAGAAATCCCTTTGACGACGGCATTGCACCGCCAAGGATAAATTTCGCGCCGGCAAACGCCGCGCGCGTTCCAAGGAGGCTTCTTATATTGAAGCAGGGATGGCTCTGTGTGCGCCAGCTTCCCTGATTTTCTTCGTCCATGACGATCGAGGCAAGTCCGGGCATCGGCAGAAAGGCCGCTCCGGGTGAGCCCGCGACAAATTTGAGCCGTCCGGCCTGCGCCTCTTTCCATATCTTCCACTGCTTTGAAGGCGAAGCGGGCCACAAAGCGCCGCCGTCCAGCAGATGAGGAGGCAGCGCCTCCCAAAAGGCGCGCGCCATGCCCACCTCGGGAAAGAGCACAAGCGATGGGCCGTCAGTATTTTCCAGCATCTCGACATATCTGTCATATCTCGTAAAAAGGTTTGCGTCGTAGACGTCGTGCGCGGAAAAGGAAGCTTTCGCGGCGGCCCGCGCAGGTGACGGCGGTATCTTTTCGTTTGTGAAGAATTTTGCCGGCAGCAGATTTTTCAAAGCAAAGCCGGCGCCTATGAACCACGTTTCCCCGAACCACAGAGCAAGACGCAAGAGCTCGTCTGGAAGCACCGGCGCTTCGTCGACAAGCTCAGCGATAGATTTTATCTTGGATTCGTCCGTGAAAGCGGAGGCCGAGTCGACGGTGACTCCTACGCGGAAACCGCGGCCCAGCGGAGCCGCTACGCGCAGCCCCGGGGCAAGAGCCTCAGTATGACGATATGTGAGAGGCGTCCACCACGGGGCGGGCATGACCGCGTGTATGAGGGGCATTATTTGCTGTGCGAAAGCTCTGAAACGGCGTCGAGGATGACGGCCGCCGCCTCGTCCTTTGTTCCTGAAAAACGCAGCGTATCCGCGCCGCGCCGCATGAGGGAGATAGCGTTCGTATCAACGGCGAAACCGGCGCCCTCTGCCGTCACGTCATTTGAGACTATCATATCGAGATTTTTTTCGCGCATT includes:
- a CDS encoding ACT domain-containing protein, with the translated sequence MKAIVTVLGKDQVGIIAKVCTYLAEKNANVLEISQTIVKGYFEMLMIIDISECTCTPGELAGGLKELGESIGHMIKFQREEIFNSMHRI